From Streptomyces sp. SCSIO 75703:
GCTACTCCTACCTGGTCAGCCTCCTGCCCCGGAAGATCCTCGCCGACCTCGGACTGGACGTCCGGCTGCGCGCCCGCGCCGTCTCCTCGTACACACCCGTCGAACGCGGCGGCCGGCCCACCGGACTGCTCGTCGGCGCCGACGAGGCGCGCACCCGGGAGTCCTTCGCCCGGCTCACCGGATCGGACCGCGAGTACGAGGCGTGGCGGCGCTTCCAGGCGATGACCGGCCGCGTCGCCCGAGCCGTCTTCCCGACCCTCACCGAACCGCTGCCCACCCGCGCCGAGCTGCGCCGCAGGGTCGACGACGAGGACGCCTGGCGCGCCCTGTTCGAGGAACCGCTCGGGAGGGCGATCGAGGAACGGTTCGCCGACGACCTGGTGCGCGGCGTCGTCCTCACCGACGGGCTGATCGGCACCTTCGCCGACGCCCACGACCCCGGTCTGCGGCAGAACCGCTGCTTCCTCTACCACGTCATCGGCGGCGGCACCGGCGCCTGGGACGTGCCCGTCGGCGGCATGGGCGCGGTCACCGACGCCCTCGCGGACGCGGCCCGCTCCGCCGGCGCGGTCCTCGCCACCGGCCACGAGGCCGTCCGTATCGACAGCGACGGGCACACCGCCGAGGTCACCTTCCGCACGGCGGCCGGCGAGGGGGTCGCCGCCGCCCGGCACGTCCTGGTCAACGCCTCCCCGCACGAACTGGCCGCCCTGACCGGCAGCGAGCCGCCCCCGCCCGCCGAGGGCTCCCAGCTCAAGGTCAACATGGTGCTGAGGCGGCTCCCGGCCCTGCGCGACCCGGCCGCAGACCCCCGCGAGGCGTTCGCCGGCACCTTCCACGTCGCCGAGGGGTACGGCAGCCTCGCCGCCGCCCACGCCGAGGCGTCGGCGGGCCGCCCGCCCGCCGC
This genomic window contains:
- a CDS encoding NAD(P)/FAD-dependent oxidoreductase produces the protein MSAPRVSRSHDAVVVGGGHNGLVAAAYLARAGRSVLVLERLDHTGGAAVSTRPFPGIDVRLSRYSYLVSLLPRKILADLGLDVRLRARAVSSYTPVERGGRPTGLLVGADEARTRESFARLTGSDREYEAWRRFQAMTGRVARAVFPTLTEPLPTRAELRRRVDDEDAWRALFEEPLGRAIEERFADDLVRGVVLTDGLIGTFADAHDPGLRQNRCFLYHVIGGGTGAWDVPVGGMGAVTDALADAARSAGAVLATGHEAVRIDSDGHTAEVTFRTAAGEGVAAARHVLVNASPHELAALTGSEPPPPAEGSQLKVNMVLRRLPALRDPAADPREAFAGTFHVAEGYGSLAAAHAEASAGRPPAAPPSEIYCHSLTDPGILGPTARDLHTLTLFGLHTPARLFAHDHDRVREDILAATLAQLDAHLAEPLADCLATDADGRPCVEARSPLDLERDLRLPGGNIFHRELSWPHAGDGTGRWGVETDRPNVLLCGAGAVRGGGVSGVPGHNAAMAVLETTGG